The following proteins are encoded in a genomic region of Dasypus novemcinctus isolate mDasNov1 chromosome 21, mDasNov1.1.hap2, whole genome shotgun sequence:
- the LOC101412804 gene encoding leucine-rich repeat-containing protein 37A2-like isoform X3 — protein sequence MLSVVENGLDPRAAIPVIKKKLVGSVKALQKHYVSLDTAVTSEDGDANIMCSALEAMFIHGLHAKYIHAEAGGKRKKTTHQKPLSQPVFWPLLKAIMHKDLSCNKIQSIERRTFEPLPFLQFVNLGCNLLTELSFGTFQAWHGMQFLHKLTLSRNPLTTVEDSYLFKLPALKYLDMGRTQVSFTTIENILMMTLALEKLILPSHMSCCLCQFKNNIEVICKTVKLRCDSECVTNTTRCDEEASLVDTEGAFMKALQARKKNSSTELTIEPEQASSDKNGVSLSASMNEQLDFNDDSDVISALNYILPYFSEGSLEDVESTLLPFIKLLLSNLQEGDNPLNHLTKNTRNLPLKNAPKNTLYKKKLRKLYFLENLLDAEIQEKIDEVKKKEKTAMPMHSNLIGTKFKRQIFQKRLETAQPQGSFQENSLAKIQKASVGKRPLRVNRVIKGPRGIQKRHFKEMGDQSIKRKQGAQAFVENIAKERMPRRPTPRELGRFRKVRRPRKLVGNSFDTEPSFVKDHKAAVSSSLKQYSMGRPSTTIPLRAPPEVRNKLKDLAYSDSVLEDAKDRVKHMKAPKPISYSRKNYLFHKARSGVSHKTLKARPSRKLRKEGSFNRLTLEKRPPFSAMRSLINSPSGEAFSSSERNSQENPFSELFGLSKSPTENIAKETITAKSTSARSISVENTSAENTTVIQKTAPITPAITNSTTANSSVTVDNLMLTVNRTNETQWVYHNLGTDLPPKAEGSTLPLHSSPGDKFETQLNQQLRSLIPNNDVRKLISHVMRTLKMDCSEPHVQLACAKLISRTGLLMKLLSEQQEVKVSKADWDTDQWKTENYIHESTEVQSEQKGRRLSEPTKEVPGYGYNNKLILAISVTVVVMILIIIFCVIEIYSHRAASEEDEEKGPRKCTTESENQEGFFWRRRPLWLRDMYKPLNATRKKNMAQKLHDKDSSDEDEIFNKNAGERSAPPEKMESLEAAEEETEEATV from the exons AGATTTATCCTGCAATAAAATACAGTCTATTGAAAGACGCACATTTGAACCACTACCCTTTTTGCAGTTTGT aaatcttGGTTGCAATTTACTCACAGAACTCAGCTTTGGAACATTTCAGGCCTGGCATGGAATGCAGTTCTTACACAAGTT AACTCTCAGTCGTAATCCTCTGACAACTGTGGAAGATTCATATCTTTTTAAATTGCCagcattaaaatattt AGACATGGGAAGAACACAAGTGTCATTTACAACAATTGAGAACATCCTCATGATGACCCTTGCATTGGAAAAATT GATTTTACCGAGTCATATGTCCTGCTGCCTCtgccaatttaaaaataatatagaggTTATCTGCAAGACAGTCAAGCTGCGTTGTGACAGTGAATGTGTGACAAATACAACACGTTGTG ATGAGGAAGCATCTCTAGTGGATACAGAAGGAGCCTTCATGAAGGCTTTGCAAGCCCGGAAGAAGAATAGCAGTACTGAACTGACCATTGAGCCCGAGCAAGCATCCTCAGACAAAAATGGCGTCAGTCTGTCAGCTTCCATGAACGAACAGCTGGACTTCAATGATGACAGTGACGTTATTAgtgcactgaattacatattgcCTTATTTCTCAGAGGGAAGTCTGGAAGATGTAGAATCAACATTATTACCATTCATTAAGCTGCTTTTGTCAAATCTGCAAGAGGGAGATAATCCCCTGAATCATTTGACAAAAAACACAAGGAACCTTCCTCTTAAGAACGCACCCAAGAAtactctttacaaaaaaaaattaaggaaactctattttctggaaaatttGTTAGATGcagaaattcaagaaaaaattgatgaggttaaaaagaaagaaaaaactgccatgCCTATGCATTCCAACTTAATAGGTACCAAATTTAAACGCCAGATCTTTCAAAAGAGATTGGAAACTGCCCAGCCACAGGGCAGTTTCCAGGAAAACAGTCTGGCAAAGATTCAGAAAGCAAGTGTAGGAAAAAGGCCGTTGAGAGTGAACAGAGTCATCAAGGGACCAAGAGGCATCCAGAAAAGGCACTTCAAAGAAATGGGAGATCAGAGTATCAAGAGGAAACAGGGTGCCCAGGCATTTGTGGAGAACATCGCCAAAGAAAGAATGCCCAGGAGGCCCACCCCAAGGGAGCTGGGGCGGTTTCGCAAGGTGCGGAGGCCAAGGAAATTGGTGGGAAACTCCTTCGACACTGAGCCTTCATTTGTAAAGGACCATAAGGCAGCAGTCTCTTCTTCCTTGAAGCAATACTCAATGGGCAGGCCTTCTACCACCATCCCTCTACGAGCCCCACCTGAGGTTAGAAACAAATTGAAAGACTTAGCCTACTCCGATTCTGTTTTAGAAGATGCAAAAGATAGAGTTAAACACATGAAGGCTCCTAAACCAATCTCATATTCCAGAAAAAATTACCTCTTTCATAAAGCTCGCTCTGGTGTAAGCCACAAAACACTCAAGGCCAGACCAAGTCGAAAGCTCAGAAAGGAAGGTTCATTCAATAGACTTACGCTTGAAAAGAGACCTCCTTTCTCTGCAATGAGAAGCCTCATAAATTCCCCTTCAGGAGAGGCTTTTTCATCTTCAGAACGAAATTCTCAGGAAAATCCTTTTTCAGAATTATTTGGTCTTTCAAAATCTCCTacagaaaacattgctaaagaaacAATTACTGCAAAAAGCACTTCTGCCAGAAGCATTTCTGTAGAAAACACTTCTGCAGAAAATACTACTGTGATACAAAAGACTGCCCCTATAACCCCTGCCATTACGAATTCTACCACTGCaaattcttctgtgactgtagACAACTTAATGCTAACTGTTAACCGAACCAATGAAACCCAATGGGTATACCATAACTTGGGCACCGACTTACCCCCCAAGGCCGAGGGCTCCACTCTTCCACTTCACTCATCCCCAGGTGATAAATTTGAAACTCAGCTAAACCAACAACTACGGTCTCTCATCCCCAACAACGATGTGAGAAAGCTCATTTCTCATGTTATGCGGACTTTGAAAATGGACTGCTCTGAGCCCCACGTGCAACTGGCCTGTGCAAAGCTCATCTCCAGAACAGGCCTTCTGATGAAGCTTCTCAGTGAACAACAAGAAGTAAAGGTGTCCAAGGCAGACTGggatacagaccaatggaaaacTGAGAACTATATCCATGAGAGCACAGAAGTCCAGAGTGAACAAAAAGGGCGAAGATTAAGTGAG cccacAAAAGAAGTTCCAGGATATGGCTATAACAACAAACTCATCTTGGCAATATCCGTTACTGTGGTAGTGATGATTTTGATTATAATTTTCTGTGTCATTGAG ATTTATTCTCATAGAGCAGCATcagaggaagatgaagaaaaaggccCACG GAAATGCACAACTGAAAGTGAGAATCAG gaGGGATTTTTCTGGAGAAGGCGGCCACTTTGGCTGAGGGATATGTATAAGCCTCTCAACGCCACACGCAAGAAAAACATGGCACAGAAGCTACATGACAAGGACTCTTCAGATGAGGATGAGATTTTCAACAAGAATGCAGG GGAGCGCAGTGCCCCACCAGAGAAGATGGAGTCTCTAGAAGCTGCtgaagaggaaactgaagaagCCACAGTGTGA